The Neptunomonas concharum genomic interval ACTCAAGTAAAAATTGCTTCTCTACGCGGTCTGGGTGCTGTTGTTTGTATAGTAAGGAAACCATTCCTCCCAATGAGTAACCTCCCATATCAAACGACCACCAACCTAAATGGTCAACCAGTGCATTGATATCCGCCACTAACCTGTGTGCCGTAAAGGGATATTCTTTGTGATCAGGATAATGGGTTTCCCCCATGCCCCTCTGGTCGGGAATAAGAATCTCCTGCCATTGCGTCAACATTGACGCGATAGCCAGCCACGTATCTTCTCCGGCAACACCAGCGCCATGCAGTAACACTAAACGCTTGCCGTTATGTATGTCAGGATGTTTCAGGACTCGATAAGTGATGATCTGGTCCGACAATAAAAATGTATCCTTGCGGATATTGAGCTTACTTCTCATGCACGCTTAACTCCCATGCGCAATTGTCGACAATTTGTATTATACGCGATTATGCTAAGGCAAAGGCGATATCCACCTACCACTCGCTATCCTTAAAGAGGATGCGTAAAATGCGCCTTTTATTTGCTGTAAGGTTAATGGCGTGTTGCAACCGGTTTCACTCTCTTTCGGTGTATCAGCTACAGAATATTTTGAGCGTATCCGACCGCTAGGCGGTGCGATTCTACTCGATAGTGGAAAGCCAGCATGTGCGCGAGGCCGGTATGATATTTTAGTGGCGGAACCTCAGTGTCAATTATCCTATCATCGCGGCGAGCTATTAGGGACTAATCTGCCGATAGCTATTGAGCTGTATCAGAATCCCTTCGATGCGCTAGAAAGCCTTTATCAATATGCCAAGGCACAGACCTCAAACATTGATCATCTGTTTCCCTTCTGTGGTGGACTGGTAGGTCATTTTGGCTATGATCTAGGGCGAGTTATCGAACAACTTCCAACATCCGCAGAAGATGACACCCAACTACCAGAGATGCATGTAGGTCTTTATCATTGGGCAATTATTATTGATCATCTTGAAGAGCGAGCCACATGGGTTCCCAGTCCGTTGTTTGATTCTCACAAACAAGAAAGCCTGCTCCAGACGATATTGACAGAGGTCTCCTCTAGACAAGACTCCCCTTTTAAAATGACCTCCGCGTTTAAAAGCAATACCTCTGAAGAGGACTACCATAAAGCACTCAAGAGAATTGATGACTATATCCACGCAGGGGATTGTTACCAGGTTAACTTTGCACAACGTTTTTCTGCAACCTGTGAAGGCGACCCATGGCAAGCTTATAAGCAACTGAGAGAAGCGGCACCAACGCACTATGCCGCCTATTACGATACCCCCCAAGGGGCCGTCTTATCCTACTCACCTGAGCGCTTTTTAGCTGTCGACAATTCGGGGCATGTGATTACCCAACCGATCAAAGGAACACGTCCTAGAGGTCAGACCCCAGAAGAAGATCAGGCGTTAGCTGAAGCACTTCGTTCATCAGAAAAAGACCGAGCTGAAAATGTGATGATTGTTGATTTGCTTCGAAATGACCTCAGCAAAGTCTGTGAGCCGCACAGTGTAAAAGTACCCTCACTTTTCGATATCGAGCACTATAAGAACGTTCACCATCTGGTTAGCACTGTGGTAGGGACACTATCTAAGAACCAATCACCCATCGACTTGCTAAGAAACTGCTTTCCCGGCGGCTCTATCACAGGAGCCCCCAAGATAAGATCAATGGAAATTATTGATGAGCTAGAGACACATCGTAGAAGCATCTATTGCGGTAGTATCGGTTATATCAGTTTATCCGGGAGCATGGATACCAGCATCACCATTCGCACGCTTTTAATAGAAGAGAATCAAGTGCATTGCTGGGCGGGTGGTGGCATTGTAGCGGACTCTATCAGCCAGATGGAATACCAAGAGACGTACGATAAAGTTAACAACCTATTGGAAGGCCTATCTTTGTAACCGTTATAATTCAGCCTCTAAACGCGCACGCAGCTGATTAAGATCAGATAATATTTTAACTTCACGAAAAACACCTTCTGCCTCTTCTCTCTGAGGCCGCATCATATGTAACCATTGCTTAATACGCCCATGCACATATTTAGGAGGCAATTGGCTTTCTACAATCGCAAAGTAGTGAAGTAAAATGCTGATTATGTCGCGCCAAGCTGCACCACTATGGCTTGTCCCGAGCTGGTAACTTTTAATCATCAATCCAAGCTCTGGCCTTGCGATTAAACCACGACCAATCATGACATCTTCACAGCCACTCAGCGCTCGGCATCGTTGGTAGTCTTCACAGTTCCATACTTCGCCATTCGCCACAATAGGAATATCAACCTCCTCTTTGATGCGACCTATCCATTCCCAATGTGCCGGCGGTTTATAGCCTTCTACTTTCGTGCGAGCATGAATCGCTAAACCATCTGCTCCCGCATCAGTAATCGCTTTGGCATTATCCAAAGCAAGAGATTTATCCAGGTTACCTAGGCGCATTTTTGCCGTCACCGCTATATTTTGCGGCACAGACTGTCGGACAGTCTTTACAATAGCGTGTATCAGGTCAGGCTCATCCAGAAGCACTGCACCTCCGCGGTGTTTATTAACGGTTTTGGATGGGCAGCCAAAATTCAGATCTATGGAAGGTGCCCCCATTTTCACCGCTTCAATAGCACTTTGCGCTAATACTTCAGGAACACTCCCTAGAAGCTGTACTGCAACAGGGACACCGGAAGGCGTTAGTCCACTTCCGCTAAGTTCGGTGGCATGTTTCAGAATTTCCCGCGGGGACAGCACTCGGTCGGTGACACGTATAAATTCCGTCACGCATAGGTCCACACCACCCAGCTGCGTAATGACATGCCGCATGGTCGAATCCACCACACCCTCCATGGGTGCAAGAACGATTTTCCCATGATTAGCGTTCACTTCATCGGTGTTCATAGCTATGCTTAATGCCTACCTCTATCGTACGGAGTACTTATGCGTTTGTTCGTTGCGATCGATATCCCTGACAATATACAGCAGGAGATCAGCCGGCTTTATTGCAAATTTCATGGCGTCACTTGGTCTCCACCTGAACGACTACACATTACCCTCGCCTTTCTGGGCGAAGTCAAAACGTCACAACTATCGGCCGTAGATAACCTATTACGGTCTATCACGTTCCAACCGTTTCAACTGTCCTGTGACCACTTTGGTAGCTTTAACAGCGGGGATATCTGGTTAGGTGTCACGCCAGAAGAGCAACTGGTAGCACTGCATCAACAATTAAGAAAACAGCTGGATAAACTCGGGCTAGGCTATGAAGGCAGACCCTTTAAGCCGCATATCACTCTGGCCTACACGGCTAAAAATGAAGAATCCTTAGTGCTTCGCTTACTAGAAAGCCGTCGTCACTTCGACAACCTTAACTTTGAGGTCGATACTTTAATTTAAAGAGCAGCTGGACTCGTTCCTCAGCAGCATTGCACCGAATAGAGCAGATCTATCCGGCGCATACCTAATGGCTAAACCGCATCCAGACCTAACTGCATATCGGCTCGAATATCATCAATGTCTTCTATACCAACAGATAAACGTATCAGATTATCTTTTATACCCGCTTGCGCACGGGCTTCAGGACTCATTCGACCATGAGTTGTTGTTGCAGGGTGAGTGATCGTTGTTTTCACATCCCCTAAGTTACCCGTAATAGACACCATTCGGGTAGCATCAATGAATCGCCAAGCGGCCTCTTTGTCACCCTTGACCTCAAAAGCCAAAACGCCTCCAGAGCCTGTTTGTTGCTTTTTCGCCAACTCATACTGGGCATGACTTGTAAGACCGGTATAAAACACACGTTCGATAGCCGGTTGCGCTTGTAGCCATGTAGCCAACTCTTGCGCATTTCGCGCATGTGCTTCCATTCTAACTTTCAGAGTCTCTAGGCCTTTCTGGAAAACCCAAGCATTAAACGGACTCATACAGGCTCCACCTGTCCGAATAAAACCAAAGATCTCTTCCATCAACTGATGGCTTCCTAAAACCACACCACCAACACAACGGCCTTGGCCATCTAAATATTTGGTTGCAGAATGAATCACTATATCTGCACCCAACAAAATTGGTCGCTGAAAGATAGGCGTCAGGAAACAATTATCGACCGCTAATAAGGCATTATGACGATGAGCAATTTCAGCCACTGCCTGAATGTCCGTCAGCTCACCTAATGGGTTTGAGGGCGTCTCAAGAAATAACAGCTTAGTGTTTGGCTGTATTGCAGCTTCCCATGCGTTCAACGAGGTGGGATCAACAAAGCTGGTTGTTATACCCGCACGGATTAAGTATTTCTCAAACAGCGATACCGTAGAACCAAACACGCTACGAGAGCAGACCACGTGATCACCATTTTGCAGCAAGGATAAGCCAATACTCAGAATAGCGGCCATACCTGAAGCGGTCGCTACTGCTCGCTCTGCACCTTCCAGAGCGGCAATACGCTTTTCAAAGGCATTTACCGTCGGATTGGTAAAACGAGAGTAAATATTTCCCTCTTCATCACCGCTAAAACGAGCAGCCGCTTCTCTGGCAGTCGAGTAAACAAAGCTGGAAGAAGGAAAAATCGCATCGCTATGCTCCCCTTCCATTGTTCGGGTTTGCCCGGCACGAACCGCCATAGTTGCCAGTTCTGCTTCTGTCAGATCAAACTGTATACGATCTTCCCGTTCAAACCCATTAACTGCCATTATCTTTCTCTCTTACTGTATTTTTGTATGAAGATCCGCAGGGGCTTCATCTTCATGATCAACACTTTCAGGCTTCACTTTCGCCGCATCATTTCGCTTCTGATCAATCCGCTCTAAATAGGCATCATCAATATCGCCTGTCACGTAATAACCATCAAACACCGACGAATCGAAATCTGTTAACGCGATATCCAATCCTTCAGCGACCGTTTCTTTCAGATCGTTCAGGTCTTGGTATAGCATCCAGTCAGCACCGATCGCTTCACCAATTTCAGACTCGGTACGATTATGCGCTATAAACTCTGTTGGCGATGGCATATCAATACCATAGACATTCGGGAAGCG includes:
- a CDS encoding O-succinylhomoserine sulfhydrylase, producing the protein MAVNGFEREDRIQFDLTEAELATMAVRAGQTRTMEGEHSDAIFPSSSFVYSTAREAAARFSGDEEGNIYSRFTNPTVNAFEKRIAALEGAERAVATASGMAAILSIGLSLLQNGDHVVCSRSVFGSTVSLFEKYLIRAGITTSFVDPTSLNAWEAAIQPNTKLLFLETPSNPLGELTDIQAVAEIAHRHNALLAVDNCFLTPIFQRPILLGADIVIHSATKYLDGQGRCVGGVVLGSHQLMEEIFGFIRTGGACMSPFNAWVFQKGLETLKVRMEAHARNAQELATWLQAQPAIERVFYTGLTSHAQYELAKKQQTGSGGVLAFEVKGDKEAAWRFIDATRMVSITGNLGDVKTTITHPATTTHGRMSPEARAQAGIKDNLIRLSVGIEDIDDIRADMQLGLDAV
- the thpR gene encoding RNA 2',3'-cyclic phosphodiesterase, with the protein product MRLFVAIDIPDNIQQEISRLYCKFHGVTWSPPERLHITLAFLGEVKTSQLSAVDNLLRSITFQPFQLSCDHFGSFNSGDIWLGVTPEEQLVALHQQLRKQLDKLGLGYEGRPFKPHITLAYTAKNEESLVLRLLESRRHFDNLNFEVDTLI
- the pabB gene encoding aminodeoxychorismate synthase component I: MLQPVSLSFGVSATEYFERIRPLGGAILLDSGKPACARGRYDILVAEPQCQLSYHRGELLGTNLPIAIELYQNPFDALESLYQYAKAQTSNIDHLFPFCGGLVGHFGYDLGRVIEQLPTSAEDDTQLPEMHVGLYHWAIIIDHLEERATWVPSPLFDSHKQESLLQTILTEVSSRQDSPFKMTSAFKSNTSEEDYHKALKRIDDYIHAGDCYQVNFAQRFSATCEGDPWQAYKQLREAAPTHYAAYYDTPQGAVLSYSPERFLAVDNSGHVITQPIKGTRPRGQTPEEDQALAEALRSSEKDRAENVMIVDLLRNDLSKVCEPHSVKVPSLFDIEHYKNVHHLVSTVVGTLSKNQSPIDLLRNCFPGGSITGAPKIRSMEIIDELETHRRSIYCGSIGYISLSGSMDTSITIRTLLIEENQVHCWAGGGIVADSISQMEYQETYDKVNNLLEGLSL
- a CDS encoding tRNA dihydrouridine synthase encodes the protein MNTDEVNANHGKIVLAPMEGVVDSTMRHVITQLGGVDLCVTEFIRVTDRVLSPREILKHATELSGSGLTPSGVPVAVQLLGSVPEVLAQSAIEAVKMGAPSIDLNFGCPSKTVNKHRGGAVLLDEPDLIHAIVKTVRQSVPQNIAVTAKMRLGNLDKSLALDNAKAITDAGADGLAIHARTKVEGYKPPAHWEWIGRIKEEVDIPIVANGEVWNCEDYQRCRALSGCEDVMIGRGLIARPELGLMIKSYQLGTSHSGAAWRDIISILLHYFAIVESQLPPKYVHGRIKQWLHMMRPQREEAEGVFREVKILSDLNQLRARLEAEL